In Planctomycetaceae bacterium, a single window of DNA contains:
- a CDS encoding DUF1080 domain-containing protein translates to MPYLSRAVESMPRLPGSSPGISRFCRTNACLAFAVTALFAQSPVLAQSKPPGPPIQEKTLTAEPTDLVAPKDEKPAAGKDDGWKMLFNGKDLTDWKVTNFGGEGDVFVEDGALVITQGAELSGAHTEQKIPKINYEIQYEAQRSAGSDFFAGLTFPVADASCSLILGGWGGGVCGLSSLDGMDASENETTSYREFEKGKWYKIRLIVTDKRIDAWVDDDHMVEVETEGRRISVRFEMERSKPLGFATWQTTGRIRNARIRSLPAESK, encoded by the coding sequence ATGCCATATCTCAGCCGCGCCGTCGAATCCATGCCGCGTTTGCCCGGTTCATCTCCGGGTATAAGCCGATTCTGTCGAACGAACGCCTGCCTGGCCTTTGCTGTGACTGCATTGTTCGCTCAATCACCGGTACTGGCTCAGTCAAAACCTCCTGGCCCACCGATTCAGGAGAAAACCCTGACAGCAGAACCAACTGACCTGGTGGCTCCGAAGGATGAAAAGCCGGCTGCCGGGAAGGATGATGGCTGGAAAATGCTGTTCAACGGCAAAGACCTGACAGACTGGAAGGTGACGAATTTTGGGGGCGAGGGAGATGTTTTCGTCGAAGATGGTGCCTTGGTCATTACTCAGGGAGCGGAATTGTCCGGCGCGCATACGGAGCAGAAAATCCCGAAAATCAACTACGAAATTCAGTACGAAGCTCAGCGCTCTGCCGGAAGCGATTTCTTTGCCGGACTGACCTTCCCCGTGGCAGATGCCTCATGCTCTTTGATCCTGGGAGGCTGGGGCGGCGGAGTTTGCGGGTTATCCAGTCTCGACGGAATGGATGCTTCAGAAAACGAAACAACATCCTATCGTGAATTCGAAAAGGGCAAGTGGTACAAGATCCGCCTGATTGTCACCGATAAGCGCATTGATGCGTGGGTCGATGACGATCACATGGTCGAAGTGGAAACCGAAGGGCGACGCATTTCCGTTCGGTTCGAAATGGAACGATCAAAGCCACTTGGGTTTGCGACATGGCAGACCACTGGTCGCATTCGCAATGCCAGAATCCGGTCTCTGCCTGCTGAGTCGAAATGA
- a CDS encoding PQQ-binding-like beta-propeller repeat protein produces MRTFVHNLLILTILNMSPLVATADDWPQWMGPQRDNVWREGGIIRKFPEGGPKVLWRTPIAGGYSGPAVANGMVVITDYVTSENVKVDNFQRSEFTGTERVHCLDEQSGKVAWSHEYPVKYTVSYPAGPRCTPCIEDDRVYTLGAEGHLFCFELKTGKIIWSKDVRSEYKTKTALWGYAAHPLIDGDKLLTLAGGEGTHIVALNKMTGDEIWRSSTAPEQGYCPPTILHAGGVRQLVLLRPNAVAGIDPETGKEYWSVPYEASNGSIIMSPVLVGEYLYAAGYSNKSLLLKMDPAKPAVEEVWRDKRNVICPVNVQPFVIDNIVYGFDQKGVLRALEIPSGERLWETTDVIGKRAAGSETAFLVRHDDHFWMFNELGELVIGRMSADGYTEIDRAKVIEPSNFAFGRDVVWSMPAFANRHAYIRNDNEIICVDLAESPRS; encoded by the coding sequence ATGCGAACATTCGTTCACAACCTGTTGATCCTGACGATTCTAAACATGAGTCCTTTGGTGGCCACTGCAGACGACTGGCCGCAATGGATGGGCCCCCAGCGTGATAACGTCTGGCGTGAAGGCGGCATCATCCGGAAATTTCCGGAGGGCGGTCCAAAGGTGCTTTGGCGAACACCGATCGCAGGAGGTTACTCCGGTCCGGCTGTCGCCAACGGAATGGTTGTCATCACCGACTACGTTACAAGTGAAAATGTTAAGGTTGATAACTTCCAGAGAAGCGAATTCACCGGAACCGAACGCGTTCATTGCCTCGATGAACAATCCGGCAAAGTGGCCTGGTCTCATGAATATCCGGTCAAGTACACGGTGTCGTATCCCGCAGGGCCGCGTTGCACCCCCTGTATCGAAGACGATCGTGTATACACACTGGGTGCGGAAGGACATCTGTTTTGTTTTGAACTCAAGACAGGAAAGATCATCTGGTCCAAAGACGTTCGTTCCGAATACAAAACCAAAACAGCACTCTGGGGTTACGCTGCACACCCATTGATCGATGGTGACAAGCTTCTGACGCTGGCCGGAGGCGAAGGAACTCACATCGTCGCACTTAACAAGATGACTGGGGACGAGATCTGGCGAAGTTCAACAGCGCCGGAGCAGGGGTACTGTCCACCGACTATCCTGCATGCGGGCGGAGTTCGGCAGCTCGTGTTACTGCGCCCCAACGCAGTCGCCGGGATTGACCCCGAAACAGGGAAAGAATACTGGTCGGTGCCGTACGAAGCGTCGAATGGCTCCATCATTATGTCACCCGTTCTTGTCGGTGAATACCTGTACGCCGCCGGCTACAGCAACAAGAGCCTTTTGCTGAAGATGGATCCGGCGAAACCAGCCGTTGAAGAAGTCTGGCGCGACAAGCGAAATGTAATTTGCCCGGTGAATGTCCAGCCATTCGTTATTGACAACATCGTCTATGGTTTCGACCAGAAAGGTGTTCTGAGAGCATTGGAGATTCCCTCCGGCGAACGACTCTGGGAAACCACGGATGTAATCGGCAAGCGGGCAGCGGGATCCGAAACTGCCTTCCTGGTTCGCCACGACGATCACTTCTGGATGTTCAATGAACTGGGCGAACTGGTAATCGGCCGGATGTCGGCCGATGGTTATACAGAAATCGATCGGGCGAAAGTCATCGAACCTTCGAACTTCGCTTTCGGTCGGGATGTTGTCTGGAGCATGCCAGCTTTCGCAAATCGACACGCCTACATCCGCAATGACAACGAAATTATCTGTGTCGATCTTGCCGAGTCCCCCCGTTCCTGA
- a CDS encoding lysylphosphatidylglycerol synthase transmembrane domain-containing protein: MKRLFFLIFGIGVSVACFAASLRGTNIDELQTGFAQANYLTLPAMLGLLFAFYWMKTQRWVWLLSPVRQLTVRELFPPMLIGFAANNLLPAHLGEFVRVFIVRRRYGIPASTVLSTVVLERIFDVLAILAWFSIGLMYSADLPEEYRKAALFFGAASAAVVVCVAVYLIWTDSFLNLLRAVCRKVPFIPHSLSDKIVGMLASGAEGLSSLRSGKMVLMITVSSLVQWLFNGMIAWVALRAFGIPVTFATGMIVTGVTAMGVTIPSTPGYFGVIQICFKVAMGAQAVKPDPSLVLGASLYYHVSMYIPVTTLGMYFLHQSGLNLKDLSKAAVDSEPQAPAEKETNPTILLQPGRSDPAGPDPT; this comes from the coding sequence ATGAAACGACTGTTCTTCCTGATCTTTGGTATTGGTGTTTCGGTCGCCTGCTTTGCAGCGTCACTGAGAGGGACCAACATCGATGAATTACAGACCGGGTTTGCCCAGGCGAATTACCTGACTTTGCCTGCCATGCTCGGTCTTCTCTTCGCTTTCTACTGGATGAAGACACAGCGTTGGGTCTGGCTGTTGTCTCCCGTGCGGCAGTTGACCGTCCGCGAACTTTTCCCCCCCATGCTGATCGGCTTCGCTGCAAATAATCTCCTGCCGGCCCACCTTGGCGAATTCGTTCGTGTGTTCATCGTTCGCCGTCGCTATGGAATTCCGGCCAGCACTGTTCTTTCAACCGTTGTGCTGGAACGAATCTTTGATGTCCTCGCCATCCTTGCATGGTTCTCAATTGGTCTGATGTATTCGGCGGATTTGCCGGAAGAATACCGCAAGGCAGCGCTGTTTTTCGGCGCAGCCTCTGCCGCAGTGGTTGTCTGCGTCGCCGTTTATCTCATCTGGACGGACTCGTTTCTGAATCTGCTGCGGGCCGTATGTCGCAAAGTGCCTTTTATTCCCCACAGTCTTTCCGACAAGATCGTCGGTATGCTTGCCAGTGGTGCTGAAGGGTTGTCCTCCCTTCGCAGCGGGAAAATGGTGCTGATGATCACCGTCAGTTCCCTGGTGCAGTGGTTGTTCAATGGAATGATCGCATGGGTTGCCCTGCGTGCATTCGGAATCCCCGTTACATTTGCAACGGGAATGATTGTGACGGGCGTCACCGCGATGGGCGTCACAATTCCATCAACGCCAGGCTACTTTGGCGTCATCCAGATCTGCTTTAAGGTTGCTATGGGTGCTCAGGCGGTTAAGCCGGATCCATCGCTCGTGCTGGGTGCATCCCTTTACTACCACGTCAGCATGTATATTCCTGTCACGACTCTTGGAATGTACTTCCTGCATCAGTCCGGCCTGAATCTGAAGGATCTGAGCAAAGCCGCAGTCGATTCTGAACCGCAGGCACCTGCCGAAAAAGAGACGAACCCGACAATTCTGCTGCAACCGGGTCGTTCTGATCCAGCCGGTCCCGATCCGACGTAG
- a CDS encoding NupC/NupG family nucleoside CNT transporter, whose product MHQVIAAFGLLVMIGLAWLMSSDRSRFPFRVVAGGLFLQVSFALLILRTRTGQALFEYLGAFFTGLLDFVDVGSQFVFGDNFGEHYFAFKVLPTIIFFSALMSVLYHLGVMQFVVRILGVIMQKTLGTSGAESLSAAANIFVGQTEAPLVIRPYLPGMTRSEMMAVMVGGFSTVAGGVMAAYVGMKINAAHLMTASVISAPAALVLAKVMQPETGTPETLGVTKHELPRQTANLIEAVSVGASDGLKLALNVGAMLIAFLGLIRMIDFGMEHTSIWLSQLLGFADAAPWTLSRLCGVLFSPFAWLIGIEWSDCQAAGELLGLKMVSNEFVAYQNLSEWIANPDSGKTMTPRSIVIITYALCGFSNFASIGIQVGGIGGIVPERRTELTQLGLRAMLGGTLACLMTACVAGIVMPD is encoded by the coding sequence ATGCATCAGGTCATCGCGGCGTTCGGTCTGCTTGTCATGATTGGCCTTGCATGGCTGATGAGTTCGGATCGCAGTCGGTTTCCTTTTCGCGTTGTGGCGGGCGGATTGTTTTTGCAGGTCAGTTTTGCGCTGCTGATCCTTCGCACAAGAACCGGACAGGCACTGTTTGAATATCTCGGAGCGTTTTTCACGGGGCTACTGGATTTTGTGGATGTGGGGAGCCAGTTTGTTTTCGGGGACAATTTTGGCGAACACTATTTTGCTTTCAAAGTTCTGCCAACGATCATCTTTTTCTCTGCCCTGATGAGTGTTCTCTATCATCTTGGTGTGATGCAGTTTGTTGTTCGGATTTTGGGCGTGATCATGCAGAAAACGCTGGGTACTTCCGGGGCGGAAAGTCTTTCTGCGGCGGCCAATATTTTTGTCGGCCAGACTGAAGCGCCATTGGTCATTCGTCCGTATCTGCCTGGCATGACGCGTTCTGAAATGATGGCGGTGATGGTTGGGGGATTCTCTACAGTCGCGGGCGGAGTCATGGCGGCCTATGTCGGAATGAAAATCAATGCCGCTCATCTGATGACCGCATCTGTCATTTCTGCCCCCGCGGCGCTGGTGCTTGCTAAAGTGATGCAGCCTGAAACAGGTACGCCGGAAACACTGGGAGTCACAAAGCATGAACTTCCGCGTCAGACCGCTAATCTGATCGAAGCTGTGAGCGTGGGGGCGTCTGATGGTTTGAAGCTGGCGCTGAACGTCGGAGCCATGCTGATTGCCTTTCTTGGGTTGATCAGGATGATTGACTTCGGGATGGAACATACGTCGATCTGGTTGAGCCAGTTGCTGGGTTTTGCAGACGCAGCCCCATGGACATTGTCTCGCCTTTGCGGGGTCCTGTTTTCTCCGTTTGCCTGGCTGATTGGAATTGAATGGAGCGATTGTCAGGCTGCCGGCGAACTTCTTGGGCTGAAGATGGTCTCGAACGAATTCGTGGCGTATCAGAATCTTTCTGAATGGATTGCGAACCCCGACAGCGGAAAGACGATGACTCCGCGTTCGATCGTGATCATCACGTACGCATTGTGTGGCTTTTCGAATTTTGCCTCGATCGGTATTCAGGTTGGTGGCATCGGTGGCATCGTTCCCGAAAGAAGAACGGAACTGACCCAGCTGGGGCTCCGCGCGATGCTTGGTGGAACACTTGCGTGTTTGATGACAGCGTGCGTTGCTGGCATTGTCATGCCGGATTGA